The genome window GCCGTCGCGTACTGGCCGCTCTCGGTTCCCGTCGCGGTCACCGAATCGGGCTGATCCTCGAGCAGCGAGGCGACGATGTCGAGATCGTGGACCATCAGGTCGAAGACGACGTTGCCCAGTGCGGTCCGATCGAGCGGCGGACCGAGTCGCTCGGCCTCGACGCTGATGACGTCGAGATCCTCGACCAGGTCCGTCACCGTCTGGACGGCCGGGTTGAACCGCTCGATGTGGCCGACCTGCAGGACGAGACCACGTTCCTCGGCCAGTTCAGCCAGAGCGCGGCCCTGTTCGGTCGTCTCGGCGATCGGCTTTTCGACCAGGACGTGGACGTCGGCGTTCAGACAGTCCGAGACGACGTCGTAGTGAGCCCGCGTCGGGACGGCGACCGTGACGACGTCACAGCGCTCGAGGACGGTCTCGAACGCGACGGCGTCGGTGGCGTACGCGTCGGCGACTCGCCGCGCGACCTCCTCGTCGTGGTCGGCCACGCAGGCGAGTTCGACGTCCTGTAGTTCGCTGTACACGCGCGCGTGGTTCTCGCCCATGGAGCCGACGCCGATGACGCCGGCCCGAATCGGTCGTGAAGGTGTTTCGTTCATTGGGAGTGGAAGTGGTCGGTCACTGCTTCGACGACGGTTCGTCGATCGCGCTCCGAGAGGGTCGGATGCACCGGCAGCGAGAGCACGGTCTCGGCTGCCCGCTCGGCCTCGGGAAGCGACGCAGCGGCCGTGCTCACCGTCTCGTAGGCCGGCTGGCGGTGAATCGGCGTCCCGTAGTAGACGCCGGTGTCGACGCCCCGCTCGTCGAGGGTCGCCGCCAGCTCGTCGCGCTCGTCGGTCCGGATCGTATACTGGTGGTAGGCGTGTCGGTAGCCGTCTGGCTCCGTCGGCGTCTCGACCGGCAGCTCGGCCAACTGCTCGTCGTAGTAGGCGGCGTTTTCCCGGCGCGCCCGGTTGAAATCGGGCAGCCGCTCGAGTTGCTCGCGGCCGATGGCGGCGGCGAGGCTCGTCATGCGGTAGTTGTGGCCGAGGTCGACGTGCTCGTAGCTGCCGCCCTCGCCGACGTCCCGGCCGTGGTTGACGAAGCTCGCGGCTCGGTCGGCGAGGTCGTCGCGATCGGTCGTGATCATCCCGCCCTCACCGGTCGTCATGTTCTTCGTCGGGTAGAACGAGAAGCAGGCCGCGTCGCCGAGCGAACCGACTCGCTCGCGATCGATCGCCGCGCCGTGGGCCTGGCAGGCGTCCTCGAGGACGAACAGGTCGCGCTCGTCGGCGATCTCGCGGAGCCGCTTCATGTCGGCCGCAAGCCCGTAGAGGTGGACCGGCAGCAGGCCGACGACGTCGTCGCGCTCCTCGAGGACCGCTTCGACAGCGTCCGGATCGAGCGTGTACGTTTCCGGATCGATGTCGGCGAAGACGGGCCGGGCGCCGGCGAGTCTGATCGCGTTCGCGCTCGCGACGAAGGAAAACGGCGACGTGAGCACCGCGTCGCCCTCCTCGAGGCCCAGCGCCTCGAGGGCCGCGTGTAGGGCGGTCGTCCCGTTGGAGGTCGCGACGGCCCGGTCGGTGCCGCAGTAGGCGGCGTACTCGTCCTCGAAGGCTCTGACTTCCGGCCCGTCGGCGAGCATGCCGCTCTCGAGGATCGATTCGACTCGCTCGACCGCGTCGTCGCTGAGCGTCGGGTTCGCGATGGAGACGGAGTCGCTGGTCTCGGTTCCCTCGTCGCTCGGCTCCGGCGCATCGCTTTCGGCCTCGGCCTCGGCGACGCCGCCGTCGGCCTCGGCTACTGGCTCAGTGCCTGGCTCGCGTCCGGCGTCGGTGTCGGTATCGGGATCAGTCATGCGATTTGGTTTGCTCCCTCGAGCGGTTCGGGCAACGCCTGAACCGTCGCCGGCGTGCCGACGGCGAGCGTGTCCGGCGGGACGTCCTCGGTGACGACCGACCCGGCGGCGACGAAGGCGTTCTCGCCGACGGTGACGCCGGGCAACAGCGTCGCGTTCGCGCCGATCGATGCGCCGTCCTCGATCGTCGGCCCTTCGAGGCCGTTGTCCGTCCTGATCGGGTACTCGTCGTTCGTCAGGGCCGCGCTCGGCCCGATGAAGACGTTATCACCGATCGTCGTCTCGGTCGGAATGTAGACGTTCGTCTGGAGGCTGACGTGGGAGCCAATCGTCGTCTGGCCGTCGATGACCGTCTTGGTGCCGACGAGGACGTCGTCGCCCATCGTCGTCCCTTCCCGGACCAGGACGTCGTGGCCGGTCGTGAACTCGTCGCCGATCGTCACGTCGCCGTAGACGATCGAGCCGGCCCTAATCGTCGCGCCGTCGCCGACTCGCGTTGGTTCGTCGAACTCGCCGTATCCAACCGTCGCATCGTCGTCGACCGTGCAATCCTCCCCGTGGACGAACTCGCTCACGGCATCTCACCTCCGGAGCTGTTCCTCGAGATCGTGCCAGGTGTGCGAAACTGTCGTGTTGGCTGATACATGAGTACTCGATACCCGCGTGGGCAATCGTGCTGATACAGCCGGTAACACGGCTTTGTTATCCCTGCCCTGAGGCTGCCGTAGTCACGAACTATACACGTGAGGACTGCCGACCTGGTGAAATTACCGCGATACAGGCGATTCCGAGTGCATTTAGCCGATCCGAACTACTATTCCTCGAAAAATGTCGGATTAGACGTCAGTCACGGCCGGAAACTGGTATAAATCCCTTTCGTACGGGTAGCCGAGTGATAGTAAAGTGCCAATCCCTGGCATTCAGTGACGTGAGGTATCCGAATAGCCCCGGAGACCGGATTCAGAAACCGGTCTGGGAACGCGAGGACTATGTCTGAACACGAACTGACACAGGCCGAACTGTTCGACGTCTTCAGCAACGCTCGTCGGCGACGGACCGTCCAGTATCTCAAGCGGCAGGGCGGCGCCTGCGATCTCGCTCCGCTCGTCGAACAGGTCGCTGCCTGGGAAAACGACGTTGACCCGGACGAGGTAACGCGCACGCAGCGTCGGCGAGTGTACATTTCCCTGTACCAAACCCACCTGCCGATGCTCGAAGAACACGGGATCGTCGACTGGGATCCCGACGATCACACCATCGATCTCCTCCCCCACGAGGACGTCTTCGACCCCTACCTCGATCACCGACTCGAGGATCAACGGGAGTGGCACCGGCCGTACGTGACGGTAACGGCGTTGGGTGTCCTCGGACTCGTAATCTCGTGGCTCTCGATCGGTCCCCTGACGGCGGCCGCCGCCCCGGTCGTCGCACTGACGCTTTGCCTGCTCGTTCTCGCCCTCGCAGTGGTCCAGCACGTCTCGCGGCGACCCGACCTCGAGTTGCCCCTCGGCTTGACGAGCTAGCGACCGTTCCCTACGCCGCCCGACCGGTTCTGCGCGCCATTTGTTCCCGCCGAGACTCGCGTCTCCCTTCCCCGTCTAGTTCGTTCGCTGGCCTCCGGGTTCGCCGTTCGCGCGGCCCGCGGGACCGTCGGCCTTGCGTCGGCGCAACCGGCTCCGCTACCAAAATTGTTTGCTCTCGTTACGGACGACACCGACTACTAATCCTGTATTACCAACTGCCGATGTAAAAAATCTCATTTTTCTCATTGGCCAGTCTCTCAATGTGGACTTCGACTCCCGCGGAAACGCCCTCTGGACGAACGATGACAGCACTCACTGGACGAACGACGACTGGGACGTCGAGCGCGCGCCGTCGATCGACGACGCCCCTCGCCTCGGCTGGCGGATTCCGTCCGTTTTCCGGATGTCCGGATCGGCTTCCCTGACGTTCCTGAAACAGCCGCGCTCCGGTCAAAACGGGATCCGAGCGGTGCGGCCAAGGAACGGAGCGGTCGTCGAGCGCTCCGCCACAGCGGGGCCGTCGCCGTCGGCGCTCGAGACCGGCGGGCGAATCGCGATCGTCGCGTCTCCGGCGTCGGAGACGCGTCACTCCTCGACGGTTACCCAGAAGTAGGTGTCTTCCTCGGCGTTCTCGTTCGTCGGCTCTTCCGGCGGCTCTCCCTCGTACAGGAGGACGCTAATCCGGACGGTTTCGCCCTCCGATGCCGTCGGCGTGACGCTCAGCTCGCCGGTCCCCGTCGTCCCGTCGTCGAGGGTGGTCTCGAGGTCCTCGAGCCGCGTCCGTTCGACGACACTGTCGTCTTCGATCACCTGCTCCTGGACGACGACCGTGTAGTCGGTCGCCTCGCCTTCTTGATTCGTGATCGAGACGGTCACCGGGACGGATTCGCCAGGCGCGACCTCGTCGGTGATGTTGCCGGCGACCATCTCCTCGCCGCTGTTGTCGCTGTACAGCGCCAGTTCGGTGTAGCCGCCGGTCGACGGCGGCACGAGAAAACCGAACAGGAGCGCGCCCGCAGCCGCCCCAATCGCGAGCACGACCAGTATCGAGGAGGCCGTCGCAACGGCGCTCTCGTCGCCCCGGAGTCGCGCGAGCGACGCGAGCGGGGAGACGGTAAACCGCTCCGACGCCGGCGTTCGGAACCGCCTGATGACGCCGAGCTGTGCGAGCACGACGGTGACGACACAGAGCGTCGCCGCCGTCGAAATGGTCGTAAAGCCCCACTGGGTAAACGGCAGGGCGATCCCGGCGATCGGAACAACCGCCAGCGAGAGCGCGACCGCAAGCCCCAGTCGCTCGACGACGTCGATGCCGCGGGACTGTCGATCGATCGCCGTCGATGTCGCCTCTCGCCCGCTCCGATCGGCCGCCGGGAACAGAATCGAGACCAGCGCGTACCCCGGGAGGAACAGCACCAGCGGGAAGGTGACGAGCAACCGCACCACGTTCCCGTCCGGGGTAGCCGTTGCGATTCCGTACGCCAGTATTGCGGCGATCGAGACGACGGCGAGATCGAACGGATACTGGCGGATGACACCGACTCCCGTCAGGCGACTCGTTCCGTGACTCATCGGTTAGCCACCGGGAGTTGATCGGGGGGGCGTAATCCGTCTGAAGACGACACGTAGAGCATTCTCGCTTCGGTCTCTCTTCCGGGAATCGCTTTGTTATGGTCGGGTTACCGCGCCGTCGGTCGGATCGATCGTCGACACCGGTCTCGTGCGTGATACGTTTTCGCCGGCTACCGCCGACAGACGCCAGTCGGCTTCACCTGCGGCTCCCGAATACCGCTAGAAATCGACGTACTGTTCTTCCCACTCACGACGTTCCTGGATTCGTTCCTGGCCCGTCTCCGTGATCGCGTAGTAGTTCGTCCGTCTGTCGAGCTCTCCCTTCTCGACGAGTTCCTTGTTGACGAGCGTATCGAGGTTCGGATACAGTCGCCCGTGATTGATCTCGGAGCTGTAATACTTCTCGACTTCGTCCTTGACGGTCTGTCCTGACGGCTGATCTGCGCCTGCGATCACGTACAGGAGGTCCCGCTGGAAGCCGGTCAGATCGTGCATTGCTCAATCACAGTGACCATTCCCCTGAGTAGATATTTGTTATCCGTATCATACAGGGATGTTAGAACTCCTTTCAAGACATATCCGCGGAACTAAAGTGCACGTTCCGGCGATTCTCTCTCCAGAGAGACGATCCGTACCTGTCGCGTCGGGCGACAACTGTCGCTCACTTGCCTCTCGGCGTCCCTGTTGATCCGCTCGGTCGGGCAGCCCCCAATGAGACCGATCTCGTCGGCCGCGCTCACTCGTCAGTGGACGGCATCGAAACGTCGATCCCGTCCGCACAGATCTCTACCTCGAGCGTTTCGATCGTCGCTTCGTAGGCCGTCGTATGCGAGCCGTCGTCGTCGAAACGAACGCACTCGGAGAGGAGTCCGCTCTCGAGGAGGTTGTTGATCCGTCGATACACCGTCGCCGACGAACTGTCCGTTCGCTTCGTCAGCTCCTTTGCCGTCTTCGGCCCGTCGCTCGTGGCGACGAGAATCATTCGTGCGCATTCGTCACCGAGCACGTCGAGCTGGGCGGACGGGTCGGGCGTGGATTCCGTTCGTGTATCGCTTGCTTGCATTGACATCGTCGTATTCACCGAGTTCGTGGAGATCGACTTCGTTCGCTCTCGCGGGAGAGGGCTCGATACGGATCGACTGGACGTGGTCCGCCCCGGTCGCGGATACCACCGTTACATTCCAGCACGACGATCGGTAAGCGATAGTGGTATTTTATAACGATGTACCTTATCGGTTGGAAACATCAGTATTCGACGCCGAAACTCGACGTTTCTCGCTCGAAATACCGTATTTCGAGCCGGCTCGAGACGCTCAATACGACCTTTGAACGCCGAATGCGGGCAAAGCCATCTGAATTCACTGTCCCAATCACTGGGACGAAATCTCTCCAGGCAGTCCTTCGACGGCAGTACAGCACGCTACGGGGTCGGAAACTACGTATTTCGCGGTTCTCGGAACCGCTTGTGAGGTGAACGGTCTCCGTCCTTTATTCATATCTACCCCCCTCGGTAGGATGTCGTTCGGACGAGTGCGATAGTCTCGCGGTCGGATCCGCCGCCGTTCGTCACTGCTCGTCCGCGTACCACCCCCCCAACCATGAAATCCACCCAACAAGACTGGAAGCCCATGGAATCGTCGACGGCAGGCGCTCGCTGTCGAAACTGCGGCACCCACGTCACACAGCAGTTCGCACGCGTTTTCGGCGATAACGGCGATATCGTCCACGGGTGTCCGGCCTGTACGACGTACCGCGAAATGCAGTCCGGCGGCCACCTCCCCGGTGAGTAACGCGCCGGGCTCCAACTGTGACGTTCTGACTGCGGTTGACTGTTTTTCGCGACGACGCGTAACTCGAGATCCCTAGTCCCATCGCTGGACGATACGCCCCGTGTTCCGGACTCGATCGATTCCTCCGCCGGTCGCTCGGTGGTGCGAACCGCCCGTCTCCGAGGGAGACGTGGTCGTATCACGAGGCAACTGCAGGTGCCCTCGAGTGCGGCGTCGCGGTCCCAGTGTACCCTCGCCTTACTCGATAGCCCGCGTCGCCGCGCGTCCTCGAAGGCGAACAGCGACGTCCTAGCCTGCAAAAGTTAAAGTCGGTGGTCTGCGAAAGGCAAGCGTGCATGGTAGCTGGTGGTGGACTGTTCGTGGAGCACGCGTTCGCTTTCTGATCGATGTCTGTCCAGACGAACCGAACTGAGTCGCTCGAGGAAAGTGAAGTCTTTCACATCCTCGGGAACGACAGACGACGGGCGATCGTACAGTTGCTCGCCGAAGAGGCCGGACAGGTCGACGTCTCGGATATCGCCTCGGAGATCGCCGCCAGCGAGACGGATACGACCCCCGTTCCGAACAACCTCTACAAGAGCGTTTACGTCTCCCTCCAGCAGACGCATCTCCCGCAGCTGCAGGAGGACGCCGTCATCGAGTACGACTCCGACTCGAAGACGATCACGCCGGGACCGAACTTCGAGGACGTCTTACAGTACATCGACGGCCACGGCGAACTGCAGGCCTCGGTTCTGCAACTCCACCTGGCCTTCTGTATCGTCGGCCTCGCGATCATCGCGTTCGCCGGTCTCGGTATCCCGCTCGTCTCGAGCATCGATCCGGTGCTCTCGAGCGTCCTCGTGTTCCTGATCGTCGCCGCGAGCAGTCTGTATCGCCTACTCAGCTGATCGTCTCGCCTTTCCGCGGGGACCCGTCGTCACTTCTCCCGCCGTCCGCTCGAAAAAAGTCCGCCCGCCTGCGTCGCGTCGTTCGACTCAGTTCGTGGCGGTAGTGTTCGTCGTCGTGTTAGCGCTCTCGTTGACGGTGACGTTGGTGTCTCCGTCGACGGTCGTATCGTTCTCGAGGTCGCCGTCACCGCTCGTCGGCGCGGTGATCTCGATCGCGCTGACTTCGCCGGAGAATTCGCTGAGGACCATGTGGACGTACTGCCCGGACTCGAGGTCGCTCGTATCGACCTCGAATTGGACGTCAGTGGTTTCGCCGGCTGCCAGCGTTACCCCCTGAGCTTCGATCAGGTCACCGTCCAGACGGAACTGGACCGCTTCGGTTCGTTCCGCATCTGTCGGGTTCGTGACTGTTGCCGTGACGGTGAGCGGCTCACCGGCTTCGGCGGTGTCGGGCGCCTGGAGGTTCTCTACCGTGAATGAGTCAGCGGCCTCGGGTTGCTCTTCGACCGGCTCCTCGGTCTCGTTCGGCTCTTCGACGACCGGTTCTTCGGTTTCGTTCGGCTCTTCGACGACCGGTTCTTCGGTTTCGTTCGGCTCTTCGATGACCGGTTCTTCAGTCTCGTTCGGCTCTTCGACGACCGGTTCTTCGGTTTCGTTCGGCTCTTCGACGACCGGTTCTTCGGTTTCGTTCGGCTCTTCGATGACCGGTTCTTCAGTCTCGTTTGGCTCCTCGACGACTGGTTCTTCGGGTTCTTCGATCGGTTCTTCGGTCTCGTTAGGTTCCTCGACCGGCTGCTGAGGGAGTTCACCGATGTCACCGATGAATACGAAGACGGTCGCCTCTTCGATGACGATCTCGGCGTTGCCGTCATCGGTCATTCCGAACTGCATCTCGTCCGACGAGTCGGTCTCGTTTGCCTGCTCGTGGACCGAGTCGCTCATTCCGGCGTGGTGCTGGCTGACTGGAACGACCGTGACCTGCCCGACCGTGACGTCTATCTGCTGCTCACCCATCTCGAGCGTGGTCTCGGTGGCAGCGTCGGTCTCGCCGGACACATTGGAGTCGGTCTCGTTAGCAGTATCGGTGCCGTCCTCGACGGGGACACCGTTACCTTCGTACCCGGAGTCGCCCGCATCGGTTGCAGGAGTGTCCGCGTGGTCGCCGGTGAACACGAAAACGGTCAGGTTTTCGATGACAACGTTGATCCTGCCATCATCGATTTCCTCGGGCTGTTCTTCGGTTTCGTTCGGCACCTCCACCGGTTCTTCCTCGACCGGCTCTTCAGTCTCGTTCGGCACCTCGACTGGTTCCTCGGTCTCGTTCGGCACCTCGACCGGCTCTTCAGTCTCGTTCGGTTCCTCGACCGGTTCTTCAGTCTCGTTCGGCACCTCGACCGGCTCTTCAGTCTCGTTCGGCTCCTCGGCTGTCGGTTCGCCAACGGTGACGACGGCCTGATCGGTGACCGGATCATCCGTCGCCGTCAGGTACGGAATGTCGGCTGCACCCTGGGTTTCGACGAAATCGTATGTCTCGTTCGCGTTCGTGTCGCGATGTGGCATCGCGATCAGCGTCTCGTCTTCCGCGAGCGGTTCGTCGAGTGTCACCTCAACGTTCTCGTGCGTTCCTGCCTCGAGATACGCGGACGTCCCGATGACACTCGTGAAGACGTTTTCACCGCCGGCCAGCAGGCTGCTGTCGTGGATGACCACGAAGCCGCCGCTCGCCATCGTCACGTTGTCGACGACGACCGTCTCGCCCTCGGTCGCCTGATCGCTGAAGTTGACGTAGGCGTCCTGCTCGCTGTCAACTTCCTCGTCGATCAGTTCGTCCGACTGGTTTTCCTCGCCAGTCGGTTCTTCCGCATCGCTGTCGTTCGGTTCCTCCGCGACACCATCGGTAGAGTCCGCTGCTGTCGATGTGTCGTTCCCCTCCTCGAGTACGTCGGTCCCATCGTCGTCGTCTTGGGTGTGCTCGTCGACGGTTGCCGGCGCCGCACCGGCGACCATCGCCCCGCTCGAGCACACCATCATCAACGAGATGAGTACCACGAGTAGCTGATTGCGTGCGTTCATGTCTGTGCCGTAATGGCACCGATTACTCCGTCCGTTCGCCGCATAAACCGCCACAACCATTTCATCACGTAACAGGAAACTACGGCTACGAGAACCGAAGTCCGGTTTCGGACCGGTTCCGGAAAACAACGGTTGTTGATAGCTTCGCGGTCCTCATTCGTTTTTCGGCGTCTCGGGCGACTGGGAGGCCGTCGGCTCGTGACCCGGCAAACAGACCAGGTTCTCGCGGCCGAGCCGGAGTTTCGTGATGTGGCCCTCCTCCTCGAGTTCGGCGAGCAGTCGGCTGACCTTCGCTTTCGACCAGTCGACGTCGTTGACGATCTTCGACTGTTTCATCCGCCCGCCGTTCTCGCGGATGAGCTGCTGGACGTGCTCGCGATCGGTGAGAAACTCCTCGCGGCGCGGTTCCGGATCGGCCACGAAGGCGTTCTGTTGATCGAACCGGTTGCGGGCGACGAGGACGCCCCCCAGAAGTGCGAGCGCAACGATTCCCGCAAGCGCCGCGACGTGCGGGCTCCACTCGAGCTGGAGTGGCCGAGTCAACGGGCTCACGTCACCCAGTGACTCGGAGGAAAGTGTCGATACGATTGGTTCGTTGCCGATGCTACTCGGACCGGAGTCGGCGATCATCGCGAGACTAGCTCGGAAGTGAATGCTCATGTGAATTGGATGGGCCTTGATTCGCTCACGCTCTCGTTTCCCTGTACCGTCGATACCGCTCCCCAAAATGTTTTTTATCGATCATTTATCGTTCCTGTACAGTATTTCACGATCGGTGATGGGGTTGGTCGCTCGGTGGATCGTCGAGGTTCCCGCTGCGGTTAGCGATCCCTACGCGCCCGGTGCACGCCGCTCCAGCGCCCCGTCGGTTCGCGCGATTCCCCCGTAGACGGCCGTTGCAGCCGATCGGATTTCGACTGCCGAACTTGTCAGCTATTTTGCCGATGGTGGGAGGCGCAACGGTGCTTCGGAGAGCCGTAGACCGAGGGTTCGAATAAACTGGGTCGGACGTTTGAAACGACTAGCCGGGATTCGTTCCGATTCAGACGGTAAGCGATCAATTCGATGAGTGTCTCGAGAACCGAAATCAGCCGAGCGCCGATTGATCGGCGTCTCGGGCTCCCTCTGAACCGATCTCGCGTGAGCCGTTTCATTCACTCGAGTAGACCGGAACCGGGGCATTAGCGAGACGGATCGTCCGCTTCGTTCGGGTCAGTCCAGTCACCTGACACCACTTGAGCGAGTCGCGACAACGACCGGAGCTGCACGCGGCTACGGGTGCCGCTGCGTCAACGAGCGATACCGTGCTGCGAGTAGTGTTACGGTGTGATTCGATCGCGCTTGAGGTGGTGCACGTCACGGCTCAGGACCGAGGGTGCGCGGGACAGTTCAGGATCAGTCACCGCTCCTGTGGTGGTACGGTTTCGGACTGTAAACGGTCCCGCGCGAGAAGAGACCGAGAATGAGCGGCCAGCCGCGACGCTGGCGCGGGCGGCTCTCGTCTGCTCTAGACGCCCGGCACGCCAGCGGCCTCGAATCCGGTGACGCCGATAAGCGCGAGGACGTAGAGCACGACCAGGACCGACAGCCAGGCGACGATCGTAATCGCGGCGGCGTCGATCCAGCCGCCCGGATACCGGGAGTTGATCACCGCGAGGTAGGCCACGAAGACCAGCAGCGGACCGAGCAGCGGAATCCAGCCGAGGAAGAACCCGACGACGCCCCAGACGACCGCCCCGATCAACGCCGTGACGAGCGCGTACGTGTAGTCCTCGGAGTCGACGATCACCTTCGCGCCGACGTAGATGCCGACCGCGCCGATCAGCAGGCTGACGGCGAAGACGATGAGACTCTGTACGGGCGTTGCGCCGCTCTGACCGGGCACCGTGGCGACACCGGTGAGACTCTCGATCATACCCGTTCGTGAGGCGGCGTATTCCGTTAGTTATCTTTCACCTACACTCACGGAAACGCCGTTCCATCCGCTACTAACTCGGTTTTCGAGCGTCTCCCGAGAAGAGCGTCCAACATTGGTAGTCGATATCAAACTCTTCCGCTGGGAGCAGTTCCGGTCGTTTGCTACCCTGCACACTAGCTTCAGCTGATGGTTCGTTCTTCTTGGCTCGATTCGACGTCGGCGTCCGACGGCGTCAGCCGCGTCCCGTCAACGAGCGATTGAATCCCACTTTTGAGGCTCACGCGCGGTTCGAACCCGAGCGTCCGCTTCGCTTTGGAGACGTCCGCGCCGCTGTGTCTGATGTCGCCGGGACGGGAATCGCGGTGGACGATCGGCGAGTCGGAGTCGGTCGCATCCGTGATCGTCTCCGCCAGTTCCTTGATCGACGTCCGGCTTCCCGTG of Haloterrigena salifodinae contains these proteins:
- a CDS encoding Gfo/Idh/MocA family protein, which produces MNETPSRPIRAGVIGVGSMGENHARVYSELQDVELACVADHDEEVARRVADAYATDAVAFETVLERCDVVTVAVPTRAHYDVVSDCLNADVHVLVEKPIAETTEQGRALAELAEERGLVLQVGHIERFNPAVQTVTDLVEDLDVISVEAERLGPPLDRTALGNVVFDLMVHDLDIVASLLEDQPDSVTATGTESGQYATATLEFDDVVASLTASRVTQKKVRTLTVTARECLVEVDYLEQSVLIHRDSYPEYLTDDGKRRYRHESVVERPRVDNGEPLRHELESFVEAARNDSEPVVTAEDGIRALEMVQTIDSLVTEETEKREVEV
- a CDS encoding DegT/DnrJ/EryC1/StrS family aminotransferase, whose amino-acid sequence is MTDPDTDTDAGREPGTEPVAEADGGVAEAEAESDAPEPSDEGTETSDSVSIANPTLSDDAVERVESILESGMLADGPEVRAFEDEYAAYCGTDRAVATSNGTTALHAALEALGLEEGDAVLTSPFSFVASANAIRLAGARPVFADIDPETYTLDPDAVEAVLEERDDVVGLLPVHLYGLAADMKRLREIADERDLFVLEDACQAHGAAIDRERVGSLGDAACFSFYPTKNMTTGEGGMITTDRDDLADRAASFVNHGRDVGEGGSYEHVDLGHNYRMTSLAAAIGREQLERLPDFNRARRENAAYYDEQLAELPVETPTEPDGYRHAYHQYTIRTDERDELAATLDERGVDTGVYYGTPIHRQPAYETVSTAAASLPEAERAAETVLSLPVHPTLSERDRRTVVEAVTDHFHSQ
- a CDS encoding helix-turn-helix transcriptional regulator, giving the protein MSIHFRASLAMIADSGPSSIGNEPIVSTLSSESLGDVSPLTRPLQLEWSPHVAALAGIVALALLGGVLVARNRFDQQNAFVADPEPRREEFLTDREHVQQLIRENGGRMKQSKIVNDVDWSKAKVSRLLAELEEEGHITKLRLGRENLVCLPGHEPTASQSPETPKNE
- a CDS encoding DUF7344 domain-containing protein, with the translated sequence MSEHELTQAELFDVFSNARRRRTVQYLKRQGGACDLAPLVEQVAAWENDVDPDEVTRTQRRRVYISLYQTHLPMLEEHGIVDWDPDDHTIDLLPHEDVFDPYLDHRLEDQREWHRPYVTVTALGVLGLVISWLSIGPLTAAAAPVVALTLCLLVLALAVVQHVSRRPDLELPLGLTS
- a CDS encoding acyltransferase; its protein translation is MSEFVHGEDCTVDDDATVGYGEFDEPTRVGDGATIRAGSIVYGDVTIGDEFTTGHDVLVREGTTMGDDVLVGTKTVIDGQTTIGSHVSLQTNVYIPTETTIGDNVFIGPSAALTNDEYPIRTDNGLEGPTIEDGASIGANATLLPGVTVGENAFVAAGSVVTEDVPPDTLAVGTPATVQALPEPLEGANQIA
- a CDS encoding DUF1616 domain-containing protein, encoding MSHGTSRLTGVGVIRQYPFDLAVVSIAAILAYGIATATPDGNVVRLLVTFPLVLFLPGYALVSILFPAADRSGREATSTAIDRQSRGIDVVERLGLAVALSLAVVPIAGIALPFTQWGFTTISTAATLCVVTVVLAQLGVIRRFRTPASERFTVSPLASLARLRGDESAVATASSILVVLAIGAAAGALLFGFLVPPSTGGYTELALYSDNSGEEMVAGNITDEVAPGESVPVTVSITNQEGEATDYTVVVQEQVIEDDSVVERTRLEDLETTLDDGTTGTGELSVTPTASEGETVRISVLLYEGEPPEEPTNENAEEDTYFWVTVEE
- a CDS encoding winged helix-turn-helix domain-containing protein — protein: MSMQASDTRTESTPDPSAQLDVLGDECARMILVATSDGPKTAKELTKRTDSSSATVYRRINNLLESGLLSECVRFDDDGSHTTAYEATIETLEVEICADGIDVSMPSTDE
- a CDS encoding PadR family transcriptional regulator is translated as MHDLTGFQRDLLYVIAGADQPSGQTVKDEVEKYYSSEINHGRLYPNLDTLVNKELVEKGELDRRTNYYAITETGQERIQERREWEEQYVDF
- a CDS encoding DUF7344 domain-containing protein produces the protein MSVQTNRTESLEESEVFHILGNDRRRAIVQLLAEEAGQVDVSDIASEIAASETDTTPVPNNLYKSVYVSLQQTHLPQLQEDAVIEYDSDSKTITPGPNFEDVLQYIDGHGELQASVLQLHLAFCIVGLAIIAFAGLGIPLVSSIDPVLSSVLVFLIVAASSLYRLLS
- a CDS encoding DUF7282 domain-containing protein, giving the protein MNARNQLLVVLISLMMVCSSGAMVAGAAPATVDEHTQDDDDGTDVLEEGNDTSTAADSTDGVAEEPNDSDAEEPTGEENQSDELIDEEVDSEQDAYVNFSDQATEGETVVVDNVTMASGGFVVIHDSSLLAGGENVFTSVIGTSAYLEAGTHENVEVTLDEPLAEDETLIAMPHRDTNANETYDFVETQGAADIPYLTATDDPVTDQAVVTVGEPTAEEPNETEEPVEVPNETEEPVEEPNETEEPVEVPNETEEPVEVPNETEEPVEEEPVEVPNETEEQPEEIDDGRINVVIENLTVFVFTGDHADTPATDAGDSGYEGNGVPVEDGTDTANETDSNVSGETDAATETTLEMGEQQIDVTVGQVTVVPVSQHHAGMSDSVHEQANETDSSDEMQFGMTDDGNAEIVIEEATVFVFIGDIGELPQQPVEEPNETEEPIEEPEEPVVEEPNETEEPVIEEPNETEEPVVEEPNETEEPVVEEPNETEEPVIEEPNETEEPVVEEPNETEEPVVEEPNETEEPVEEQPEAADSFTVENLQAPDTAEAGEPLTVTATVTNPTDAERTEAVQFRLDGDLIEAQGVTLAAGETTDVQFEVDTSDLESGQYVHMVLSEFSGEVSAIEITAPTSGDGDLENDTTVDGDTNVTVNESANTTTNTTATN
- a CDS encoding DUF7563 family protein — translated: MESSTAGARCRNCGTHVTQQFARVFGDNGDIVHGCPACTTYREMQSGGHLPGE